From the Gemmatimonadales bacterium genome, the window CCTGGAGGGCCGCCACGGTTTCTGCTGACACCATCAACGGCATGGAGGCTGGGTCCGTGCATCTCATGATGTCTCTGCTGCTCGCCATGGCTCCGTCGATCACGGCGGCCGCGAACGATTCGGTCGTCATCGAGGTTGCCGGCCGCACCACCGTCCTTCGGGCCGCTGACCTGGCCGCCCTGCCCCGTGACACCGTCCAGTGGGCGTATCACGGCACGCCGCACGCCTACGCAGGCGTTCGGCTGATCGTGCTGCTGCGGCGCGCGGGGGTGCCGATCGACAGCCTCAAGGGCGCCGACCTGACGAAGCGGGTGGTGGTGGAAGCGGCAGACCACTACCGCGCCGTGTTCACGCTGGCGGAGATCGCGCCGGGCCTTGGCGC encodes:
- a CDS encoding molybdopterin-dependent oxidoreductase — its product is MMSLLLAMAPSITAAANDSVVIEVAGRTTVLRAADLAALPRDTVQWAYHGTPHAYAGVRLIVLLRRAGVPIDSLKGADLTKRVVVEAADHYRAVFTLAEIAPGLGARMVLLADQEDGHPLTSAVGPWRLVVPADGSGARGVRQVTALRVRDEP